In Phaseolus vulgaris cultivar G19833 chromosome 7, P. vulgaris v2.0, whole genome shotgun sequence, the genomic stretch ttattataaattatatatatatgtatattttaatttactaaAATTATTCACTTGGCATTTTCGCTAGTTATTATATAAAGAGAATAATATTTTAgtggaataatttttttaattaataaataatttatttattttaaaataattaaaaaaatattttaaaaaaatacctaTCGCATAATGTTTCCAATAATATTCCTACAAAATTatacatttaaattatattattatcatatttttaattaataataaattatatattttaaaattatattattttaatataataaaaatatgaatacaaTGCATCTATATGCGCTAGTTCTGAtgatacaaattttattaaataattccAAAATTAAACTTTTAAGCAATAACTTCTTTTACATCTAAtctttaaattgatttacaTAAGTAAACAAACCCAGCCTAAATAACAGATTATAATTAGGTGAAATTAAGAAGTAAaagacataatattttctaagaaatagtattttttttttactttatactTTTTATTACTTGTctcttcatatatttttataatatctaaATCCAATAATAACTTTGAATTAAAAGGGTGGTTGTTTCACTattatctaaatttaaataaaataaaatttcaaaattaaccCCTCAAACACGCAAGCCCCGCCACATCCCGAAAACACGAAACGCGAGATTTAAAAATCTCCCTCCAAAATGAAAACTCATCCTGCCACGTCATCGATCCGCGCAAGCTAAACCCAACCAATCAGCTTCCATCCACCATTCCTATATAAACCACTCCTTTCTCTCAAATCATCATTCACATTATTTCTTCAATTCAATTCTTCTTCAACAAATCCATGGCTGCAAAGGGCGAGAAGAAACCTGCGGAGAAAAAGCCTGCAGAGAAGGCTCCAGCTCCAGCGGAGAAAACTAAGGCGGAGAAGAAGATTCCAAAGGATGCTACCTCtggagagaagaaaaagaagaagaaggcaAAGAGTGTGGAGACCTACAAAATCTACATCTTCAAGGTACTTAAGCAAGTCCACCCTGACATTGGGATCTCCAGCAAGGCCATGGGAATCATGAACAGTTTCATCAATGATATTTTTGAGAAACTAGCTCAGGAATCTTCTAGACTTGCCCGCTACAACAAGAAGCCCACCATCACCTCCCGTGAAATCCAGACTGCTGTCCGTCTTGTCCTCCCTGGCGAGCTCGCCAAGCATGCTGTCTCTGAAGGAACCAAGGCTGTTACCAAATTCACCAGCTCTTGAGTGTGTCACCAAATATTAGGGTTTTTATGTACACTTTTGAATAGATTTTGTGCCACAATAATTTTCTGAGaaatataatttcatttatattttgacTTCATATATAGTTGTCTTTTATCATACAATCATCAATAGCTGTTAATTAATCattcttatatttttcttcctgtGGTGAATTTCATGTTGAAAATTCATGTGGTGTTAGTGGGATTTATAACTTTGGTGACTTAATAGTGTTCACTAGCATTACTTGGTTATGCTGCATCAAGGTGCTTGTGATTTTTGAATGACTGTTattgttttgtattttaaattgttgaGTAAGACCCTAGTGTTTCATTTTGGTTAATATGGTGTGATTATATTCCATTCCTTTAAATTTTGATGGATTGGGTTTTCCCTTTGTTAGATAGTTGCAGGTTGAAATTGTGGCTGTGCCTCTTTCCTCAGGGAATGGTGTGGGTATATCATTTGCCAAGGTAGTGTATTTTTCCATTGAATTGGGTATATTCCATTGATTAAAATCAACTTTAGGACCAATTGACTGGCAAATTTTTCTATATTAGTTTCTTATATTCTCTGTGTCAGTGATGTTagaacttattttaaaaaatggtttGTTGCATTGCACTGTGGGTGACAAGTTGTTGTAGTTGTCTGATTAGCTGTGGAAGTTGATTATTTATGGTGCATATGGACATTAAAGAAATATACTCCATCAAAGATAAAATTCACAGTTAGGTGATAAGTAGTGTTTGGAAAGAACTAGTATAAGCTATGATTCGAAGTCAAATGCAGTCCCTAATAAAGTTGTAAAAAAACTCTGCACCAAGGTCGTGTATCCACAATAACCTTCAAATTCCTGTTTTGAATTAATCTACCAATTTCTACATGATTTGAATTGCCTAAATTACTTCCAAAGGTGGAGTTTGAGACTCAAATAGCAAGAGAGCACAGAAAAAAAGTGTATAATGAGCATTGAATACTGTTCAACATAATcatgtataaattatttttttcactgTTGAAAGTTAACATTTCTATGGCTTTGTTTAGAAAAGGTGGAAGTGGAAAGAGAAATAATGTTGTTTGATATATAGAAAATGAGTGTATTTGAGATGAAAAGAGTGAATATCATATAATTGATGTGATTTTATTGTAGAAAAGAGTTAATTgtcttatttaattatttataaaagtacTCTTGTCTTGAAATTGTGATGGAatctaactaaaataaaaataaatgtatagaTATGAAAGTTAAaacatgtatttatttatatacttgaatatttatatatttaaatagaaaattgtaaatgaaaaaaaaagtttttgtaAGAGCaaacttttttaaaacattttgtaattaaattgtaaatattctagatttaatataaaatacGTTATGGTTCAATAAATCTCTAACTGATGGATCCATTTTTGGGATTGTTAGTTGAgttttttacctatttttttatttaacttatcTTAATCTCACctctttataaaaaattatgatcatttaaaaaaaaattcctactaatattttacaaattaaaatatatcactATTTTACTTGACTCATTCATCAAATATAcactaaataaatttatcacaAAATCTATTACTATTCTATATACCGTATGATAGCAtccaattataatataaattgaatattgtGTACACACTCAAGTGGGAAGAAAATCCAATACAGTATACCTACGCTTCCAAATCTCCTTAAGGCCCCGTTTGGATCCAGGGGTGGTACTGTTGTCGACGATGGAAGTCACAACAGCACCCCGTTTGGATCCATGCATTGTTACGGGTGAGGgtggaaggaaggagaaaggtGAATGAATTCTCCTTCTGCTtaaagatgaagagaaagttgcACTGTAGTGTGGGAGTGCCAAGTCATCCACAGGAACTTACAATGTTGCCCTTGCTTTTGCTGGAATCAAGAGGAACAGTGACCCTGCATGCATGCCACATGAAACCATGAGATTCCTGACTTGGCTCAGGAATCGTTTGACTGTGTGTGAAACTGTGAAAGGTGAGAGAATGCAGTGGGTGAGGTAGGTGGGCGTGAAGCTGGCTATATAACATCATGAAGGTGGTTCCTCCATTCACATAAAAGCAAAGAAAGCGAGCCATCAGAGAGTGTAGTGTAGTGTGGTTGGAGAGATTCGTAAGCCATCATAGTTTGTGTTAGGATAGCTTGTTCATCTCACGTCTTGGGTTCATCTGTGTGATTCATCTGGGGTTCATTTGTGGGTTCGTCTGAGGTGAGAGCTTTTTTTGGAAtggtgcataatcgattatgcttgaATTAGAACCGgtcagataatcgattatggtgcAGATAATCGATTTTTCAAAGTTAGTAATCGATTATCTGTAAAAATTTAgagccataatcgattatctgaaGTGTGGAAAAAgggccataatcgattattcattgccataatcgattatgcttgaTTTTTGCCTactaacataatcgattatccatggataatcgattatcctatGTATATAACTGaatgcataatcgattatgttctaaattttttgaaattttgtgtttcttattttttttatgtgattttcaGGCACTGGTGTTCTTCATCCTATCAGTCATCCTATTGTGTTGTTCTTGCTTATCTTcaggtttttaattttttttatgtaaagttatttttttttatttctgttttatatttatgtttggatgattatggttttgtaatataatttgtttagaatttagtttagttaattatgttaaggagttagtaaattaatgttgtttgtaatataatttgtttagactttagtttagttaattatgttaaagagttagtaaattaatgttattatttgatttattgttttaatttttgtagatagttataatttttgtaagatttaaaaaaaatatttatttgtatgaaaTGAATGATTTCCAGAATGGAAACAAAAATTTGTAAAGTTTAGGTTTTTGATTATAGTAAAcctaaattattaatgttataattaaatcaaataaaaaatgttgtagtgATTAACGAAAACTGAAAAAGtttagttaaatattgtttataagagaataaatttatttatttaaaatgattggacaaaaattattaatattatcattaaaagtattaaaaaaattgttgtagttatttttgttataagatttaattgtttataagaaaaaaattaatgtttttaaaatgaatatttttacaatttgaaatagaaatttgtaattcgtaggttttttaaaaagtaattgatattttagaagTTGTATTTTTAGTTGATATTTTGGTTTTTGAACTTGTATTATTGCTTTATGATATTATGTTAACTTTtcttttagttatttattgtaGTAATTGCATTATAGATGGCATCATCATCCCACAAACGTAACAGAATCCGTAAGGGTAAATCTCCAGCAGAAGATGTTGACGTTCCTCCTCCACCAACGAGGATTCTAGAATTCAAGATACTTCAGTACCAAGCGTCAAATggtggtttttgaaaagaactTTCACGCAAGAGCAGTATTACCACCAAAAGTGATGTATACTCCATTTTTTGCTGGTCCAGGATTTGAATTCCAAAATCTTCTGAATTGGCAAGGTTTACAACCTTTCCTTGGAATTAATTTTCCGTATTATGAGGATTTTGTAAGAGTATTTTATACAAATGCAAAATTCACACCTGCTGGTCACTTTGCCATTGAGATTTGAGGAAAAATTATACACATTAAAGAAATAGATTGGATGACCATTGCTCATCTACAGTATGACGGTCTTAAGTTAACCCTTGGGACGATACCTGAGGAACTGAATTTTGATCGAGGTCTAGCATTATCGTCCATGATTCGTGAAGATGTTGAAGGTGAAAATCTGAAAAATGTCGGTAGTCTGAAAATGAATGACCGACTGTTGCATTACACATGGGTGCATATTTTGTGTCCTCGAGGAAGCAACTATGCACAACTACTTAATGAAGATATTTGCATGATGTGGTTAATCAAGAATAATGTACGCATTAATTGGCCTCATTACATAATGCAACACATCATCAAATGTCGGGATAACAAGATGTCTCTCCCATATGCAAATTTGATAATGAGGATCTTGCAGGTGTATGGCTTTGACTTCCAATGAACAAGCAATAATGCTAGGCTGGAATCATTAATTTGGCAAAAAAAGTATgacaaaatgaaatatattccaGGTCAATGGCATATGACAAATTGGTAGATCCCACCATGCAaacgaagaagatgatgaagaggatGAATTGCCAACCCAAGATGTTGAAGGTGGTCAACCTGAGGAGGCAAACCCCACTCAAAGGGAATTGTTAAATCAAATTTTGTCTGGCATACAAAACATGAATACCCGAATGGACAGAATGGAGGTTACTCTGGCAGACATTCGACGTCATCAAGGCCATTGAGTgtgttattattatgttattgtcattgttatttttatttttaattttcatgttgaacattgaTGAATTGTGTTTGTTATTTTTGACGTTGACATTGTTATTGTTAAGGTTTTATGCTATTTTTCATGCTacttatttacataatcatattgtttttaatgcAACTTTTTTATCATCTTATTACTTCGACAACATTGGTTAAGTGTCATTAATGTCTGCGTATCACAACACGTCGTCATCTAGTTGTACTGGTTGTAGTGTGCAAAAACGTGGTACTTTTACCCATGCTACTGGGAGCACAAGTGCCTTCGTTGATCTATTTGTGATTGTGGACAATTTGTTGTTTTGAGAATAGCGACAACACAAAAAAATGCAGGAAAATTTTTTTGGGTTGTCCCAACTACaaggtaaaatttattcaattaggtttgaaacaaacttaagaatgttattttaaacttattcattgttcaattttattgttttcttcaaaacagaTTAGAAGGATTAGAAGTGTCATGGTTTTAggctgtaattttttcaaatggtgcattgaagacgttgccgatgaaaaatatgaaattattatcATACAACGAAATAAGATATGTCTTCTAGAAAACCATTTGAAGGTTTCCACAAGAAGGATTCAAATGTTATTACTggaatgttttttctttttctaattaacattatgttcttcatgtaatgactttatattatatattttgacacctacttaatattcatgttatattctaaatttctattttctttttaaaatatattcattttgctattcataataatgaaaattatgtttaaaattaattttatatatatttgtatatatatatataacataacataacataatttataaaatcatttataatattaaaattatgtaaataaattaacttaaataaaaaataattcttaattaataaaatgttaaataatataattatactttaattttaaattataattaactaaaatatgaaataggattaataattatttattctttttttatatacaagggtaaaattgtaatctcacaaactttactattcaaaataatttataatattcttacaactatcacatcactcacaattctcaataaactttcctcacacatccactctaacatacctcaatccaaacaacctcaactttcttcataCTTCCACTCCTACTCcccacaccctctaatccaaacacaccctaaaAGAGTGATCCAACCCAACCAAACACAAACATATAAGTATTTCATCTCCTATCACCAGGTaatcaaatattatattaaatattttttttttcaaaagtagaaaatcacaataaaaaaatataataatattactcATATTGCATCCATACTTTTCATAGTTTTcagatattatattaaatattttttacaaaataaaaattataataaaaatatgatatatCAAAGATTATGTATTAAAACGAAACACATTTTTCTAATgtcaaatataaagaaaatataattacataaatattaaGATATAGTACCAAATATCAATTATATAGATATTAAGttattatagaaaaaaagtaaaaaattataaataattaaaatttgatgaCAGGAGAGAACTcaataaaagaatattcttgaaacgaaataaaacttaagataGAGAAATTAAGTTTGTTGTAAACTAATTAAACTTTCTAGtttgagaataaaatattttttatatgaaaaaataaataataaataaaaatattataaaaatataaatgatcaAATATTTAtccaaaaattatttaattcaataagattaatattaatgaaataCACCGTTTTATAAAATTGCACAAAATATTTGTGATAAGAGAACAAATATATTGAGAATCTGAGTGactttataaaagaaaaaaaatgaaaatttgtgGTGTAGCAAAgatattgaatatattttttttatattacataatagattatgaatgttttattccataatttttattaacttAAAACGCATTCAatcaatatgatttttttattaaatttataataaattcaaataatattaaaaaaaaaaatttatcatttatattttacaaaacagatttatttatcatttatatataattgcttaatattttataaaaaaaattgctttTACCCAAAGTTTATTAAGAGCAATATGAGTAGAATTGATTGATACCAATAAACAAACTAGAGGACTGCAAAGGAAGGAAAGGTGATTTTGTTACATTAACATCAATTCAAACTAAACCATAACATTTAGAAGGACACCTTTTCCTACAGGGATTTAAGAAAAAATGACgtatttaacaaacaaaaatataaaaaaatataaaatattataaaataataattaaaatagaaaatagtaTGTTTATACAAACACATATCAAACTTCATGATTATATCATATATGATATAATTAATATCAATATCAATCatgttaatattttgaatatggtaaaactaaaaaagaaaacatttcgaaattataaagacaaaaatattgctttgtaaaatttaataCAGCTATATCTACTAAAAAGATTTGTTAACCTTTATATCTTTAACACACTAATGAAACAAAGAAGTATTGTAAGATACTAAAAGAGattatttaatatgtttatattcatctaatatatttatttatcaatccatacttgtttatattattttagtacATGAAAATGTTACTGTCTCTAATTCCTACAGAAacatatttatcaattttaaatttctaacattttctaactatttttattagtttttttatcttaattatagTTAGATTCATACTAAAAATGGAATATAATTAGATAAAAGTTAATgtaattaatttgtttaagtacGTAATTTAACCAgtaatatactttttatttaatataaataaaataactgtatatatttctaaatatttGTATTCAGTAACTTTTTTTAGCATCctaattttattaacaatattactTAAACATctatagtttatatatatatatatataaagattttGTCTCTAAAAGAATCATAAAATAGCTATTATATTTCTATAATtactaattataatatattaaaataatttaaaaattaatgttaaataatcttgattttgaatttttaaaatccaaaaaattattcaatctataactcaaccccataaaaccggctcagggttgaggtttgcacccacttatatacaatgaaaggctctaatctctagtcgatgtaggatcgccaacacacccccctcacgccgagactgccaactcgtgcgtgggactatatattatgggtggtccgatagcggcctgATAGcaggtggcctgataagcccaacaaacactcgctaggataggctcgaaatggctctgataccatattaagaagtggtctttaagcctaactcaaccccataaaaccggctcatagggttgaggtttgcacccacttatatacaatgaaaggctctaatctctagtcgatgtgggatctccaagatagatctatcatctaatttttttcctatgtgcagtaatggtactagcataacagagacaaccaaacacttttagaaaggaaatgtcatatggttttccaaacaacttttcatgaggagtgatgttatcaagtaatggagtaggaataacatttattaagaaaacaacatgatttacagcaaattcccaaaaaataggaggaagatttgcttgaaaagtaaagcccgggttacatttagtatgtgttgatgtttacgttctacaatgccattttgttgtggtgtttcaacacaatatttttttatgtataattccctttgaagcataaaaatttgacatagcaaactcaacaccattgtcagtacgaatcgttttgatattagttttgaaatgattttgaacgaaaacaatgaagttaatgatgtgttgacgcatttcagatttgaaatgcagcagaataacccaagtataacgcgagtaatcatcaacaatagtcaagaaataacgaaaaccttgcatagaaattatggaacatggtccccaaatatcaaagtgtataAGATCAAAAATAGTAGAGGtaacagtattacttaaagtgaaaggaagttttctctgttttgtacgactacaagtgtcacatacatgatgagtattaacagtaataaaagagtattgtttgcttaagacatgtaatctttcatgtgaagggtgtcctagtctataatgccatagtgttttgtctgtgatattacaattaataaaaggagcaaaacaatgcggtttagaattactagaagcaggcaaggtagtgacaaggtacaagccagcggtggctttaactgtaccaatcctctcttgagtgagattgtcttgtataatgcagtgggttgaagtgaaagttaaagtgcatttaagttggtgtgagTTTAAaaacagatattaagtttaattgaaaatgaggcacgtataacacatcagacaaataaaactgatcagaaaaacgtattaaaccagaatatgtggcataaacaatttggccatttggaagactaattaagacaggtttaattttagtataagtagtaaaaacgttcaaattgtgacaaacatgatcagtggcaccagaatcaataatccaagattcttttatagaagatagtgaattggcactgttgtgatgtaagttgaatcccctttacatcctgttctttaggaaaaagctcagaaaaagtgtcagtagtaatcatattattggcttgggatgtccaattggtgaatttgtagccaggagggaacccatgctttttataacaggtgtcaatagtgtggccaagacgattacaaaaagtgcagacttttctagtaaaagaaaactttgaggttttaacattactagaaggaaaacccactttgcgaaaacaaacagcctcagtatgaccatatttaccacaaaaattgcatgtaatagtgtgactactattaagactatgaagactagggtttttcattaaacattgcctaaaagatttttaaaaccaatcaagattttgaaagagaacagaaaaaaaaataaaaaaataaccaagaacagcaaaaagggaaataaaaatcagagagaaacgcagcagaactcttcattcgaagagctttgataccatattacagtaaatcgtaatgaagaaataaaggttttgatgaaccctaattgtagagaaaaataaatataaaagaaacttttattcacttgtatagtagagagtaaaatacatggtgtatatataagaaaaagattaagacctaggtgaaatagaaaaggaaagttgggtcaaacaaacaaagcccaataatttaaaatagaaaattaaatatattaacactaTATTTAATCCATCTAGTTAAatgaattagatttaaaatccaaaagtatagatttaaatttgaaataaatccatttaaatagaCTTAAAATGATATGgatttaaataattatgaattggatttgataatatgatttttttttttgtcatgagCATATAAAGGAAAACATTACTAAACTATGAGCAAATTCTTCGTGCACCTCTCTGTGTTCCTTCTTCTAACACTCCAAACttctaaaattatcaaaattactattatcgattggttctttttaaattaaattttgagttgtataatccaaaatacattttttcTATCATAGATGATACGAtctgaaatataaaatttgtatttcaaattatgtaatacAGAATGCAAAAAATCACAAATATTAACTTATTGATTATGTAATCAATGAAGTCTTCAAATTCCACactttgaaattaaaaaaaaacatgaataaaatatAGGAGTTGTATTATACGTGATTGAGAAGTATTAGGCACAACCGAGTACATATCGTACTCTTTTATCACTTAAATATGGATTTGTATGGAATGTTAAACTAATACAAATATTAACTATgataatcatgttaatttaaGTCTACcattataatggttcaacataTCTATATAAATCTATATAAATAGATTGACTCATATTAAGACATGAGAAGTAAGACTTATCcttctatataaaaaattatatataaacaacTTATAGTAATTTTGATATCTTCAAAAGTATAAGATCTACAAAATAATTTGCCTAAACTAGTAACCAAAATGTATGAGACCCTATAATCATCAATGAAATTTAAGGGATGCAGACTTCAAAAGATGCAACGCTTACAATTCAaatctatatatatttatatgagtTAATGctactaataattttaaaaaaattgtaacaaTTATTTGTGTTTGATAACAAAAGTAAGAGAAAAATACATCACTCTTACTTTctctcaaattaaaataaaattctagtatgtttatttttttaataaacttttaatttatttaaaaaatgtaatattattctatttttcatattacatgaattgttttttaaatttaaatacattaaaattgtACTCAAAATAAGAAAGATAATCTAATAGTGGAAGAAAACGTAAGTGTAGCTTGAAACTGTAACACCCCGAAAATGCATCTAACTATTTAAATACACGTTCCACATATTCCTATACAAActtaaattttttcaaaatatttttattacaagattatgacttatagaaatataaatatttacatattcatagctcaaaataaaactttgaAACCCTTAAGACTCTCCTGCActtgtatggtcatctgctcgtgtacatagtacagtcatcgcagttcaaacacaacacgaaaagcaagggtaagctaatgcaaagaaaattcataacataattcatggaaatagaac encodes the following:
- the LOC137828717 gene encoding histone H2B.3-like; this encodes MAAKGEKKPAEKKPAEKAPAPAEKTKAEKKIPKDATSGEKKKKKKAKSVETYKIYIFKVLKQVHPDIGISSKAMGIMNSFINDIFEKLAQESSRLARYNKKPTITSREIQTAVRLVLPGELAKHAVSEGTKAVTKFTSS